One segment of Triticum aestivum cultivar Chinese Spring chromosome 2A, IWGSC CS RefSeq v2.1, whole genome shotgun sequence DNA contains the following:
- the LOC123189431 gene encoding protease Do-like 8, chloroplastic, whose product MHCLACAAPAAAAAARAPGRRFGRRRVVVDCIASADRNVEGTPPRLRETCELSEISSKTLLFASKRKILAFSAFCLCLHSSRYLSALALGDPTVKIEDVTPKIFPSGPLFPTEKRIAELFETNTYSVVNIFDATLRPQLNVTGVVEIPEGNGSGVVWDESGHIVTNYHVVGNALSKNPKLGEVVARVNILAAEGIQKNFEGILIGADRAKDLAVLKVDAPSDILKPIIVGQSSALKVGQQCLAIGNPFGFDHTLTVGVISGLNRDIFSQAGVTIGGGIQTDAAINPGNSGGPLLDSKGHMIGINTAIFTQTGTSAGVGFAIQSSTILKIVPQLIQSGKVRRAGLNVEFAPDPIAYQLNVRDGALILKVPPGSTVEKAGLVPTGRGFAGNIVLGDVIVAVDGKPIKGKSDLLRVLDDYGVGDTVTLTIRRGTETIPIALSLEDASV is encoded by the exons ATGCACTGCCTCGCCTGCGCCGCGCCCGCTGCAGCGGCCGCCGCTCGTGCTCCTGGAAGGCGCTTCGGCCGCCGGAGAGTGGTTGTCGACTGCATCGCCTCCGCAGACCGCAACGTGGAAGGAACGCCTCCGAG GTTAAGGGAAACATGTGAACTTTCTGAAATCTCAAGCAAAACACTGCTGTTTGCGTCAAAGAGGAAGATTCTTGCATTTTCGGCCTTTTGCCTTTGCTTACATTCTTCAAGGTACTTATCAG CACTTGCTTTGGGTGATCCAACCGTCAAAATTGAGGATGTTACTCCAAAGATATTTCCATCTGGTCCATTGTTTCCAACCGAG AAACGGATCGCAGAGCTTTTTGAAACAAATACTTACTCAGTGGTCAACATTTTTGATGCGACACTGCGCCCCCAGCTCAATGTAACAGGGGTTGTTGAG ATCCCAGAAGGAAATGGTTCTGGAGTTGTTTGGGATGAGTCTGGTCATATTGTTACAAATTATCATG TGGTTGGCAATGCTCTTTCGAAAAATCCAAAGCTTGGTGAAGTTGTCGCACGTGTCAACATTCTTGCTGCCGAAGG GATACAGAAAAATTTCGAAGGAATATTGATTGGTGCAGACCGCGCTAAAGATCTTGCTGTCCTTAAG GTGGACGCCCCTTCAGATATCTTGAAGCCAATTATTGTGGGGCAGTCCTCAGCTCTAAAAGTTGGTCAGCAATGCTTAGCAATTGGAAATCCTTTTGGTTTTGACCATACTCTGACTGTTGGTGTTATCAGTGGTTTAAATCGAGATATATTTAGTCAAGCTGGAGTGACAATTGGAGGTGGGATTCAAACAGATGCAGCTATTAACCCTGGGAACAG TGGTGGTCCTTTGCTAGATTCGAAAGGGCACATGATTGGTATCAACACAGCAATTTTTACACAGACAG GAACGTCCGCCGGTGTTGGTTTTGCTATCCAATCATCAACTATACTCAAAATAGTTCCTCAGTTGATTCAGTCTGGAAAG GTTCGACGTGCTGGGCTGAATGTGGAATTCGCACCAGATCCGATTGCGTATCAGCTTAACGTCCGTGATGGTGCTCTTATACTGAAG GTTCCCCCGGGCAGCACCGTGGAAAAAGCAGGTCTAGTTCCTACAGGCAGGGGTTTTGCCGGCAATATTGTCCTGGGCGACGTCATTGTTGCAGTGGATGGCAAACCG ATTAAGGGCAAATCTGACCTCCTGAGGGTTCTAGACGACTACGGGGTCGGAGACACGGTGACCCTGACGATCAGAAGAGGCACTGAGACAATTCCGATAGCCCTGTCGCTGGAAGACGCAAGCGTTTGA